The Paramixta manurensis region TTGATAAACGCGGTTGGTTTTTACCGATTGCCGTGTATGAGGCGTTACAGCAACGGTTGGGTCAGGTGGCCGATGCGGCAGGTATTATTGAACCTCTGCGAGCGGTGAAATCGGCGGCGGAACTGGAGAAGATCGCCATTGCCGCACGCTATGTCGATGCCGGAATGAATGCCGGCATTGCCGCGATTCGCGCCGGTAGCAATGAAAATGCGCTGGTTGCGGCAATGATGGGCGCGGCGATAGCTGCCGGATCGGAGTATGTCGGCATGGAGCCGCTGGTCTCCAGCGGGCCGCGTAGTGGGATCCCGCACGGTACTTGGCGGCGGCGAACGCTTGGTGCGGATGAACCGGTGTTTCTGGAGATGGCTGCCGCGCACGATCGTTATCATGCGGCGTTAATGCGGTCCGCTTGGTTAGGCCGTCCACCCGCCATTGCCCTGGAGATGGAGAACGTGTGCCAGGAGGCGCTACAGGCGGCGCTTGATGCTATCCGCCCGGGCGCCACCTGTGAAGCGCCGCACCTGGCGTGTCAAAACGTCATCGATCGCGCTGGTTTCACTGAACATTTCAAAAAACGCACCGGTTATTCGATTGGCG contains the following coding sequences:
- a CDS encoding M24 family metallopeptidase, whose amino-acid sequence is MPQPINVIQGSESAFPASEYAARIQRTRQRLNEAGIEVMIVTGPENIFWLTGQQTPGYYTFQALLLPVEGEPVFVIRQLEYFNFIANTFIADAAVYQDGDNPIDFLFNQLQQHHWLAKRIGIDKRGWFLPIAVYEALQQRLGQVADAAGIIEPLRAVKSAAELEKIAIAARYVDAGMNAGIAAIRAGSNENALVAAMMGAAIAAGSEYVGMEPLVSSGPRSGIPHGTWRRRTLGADEPVFLEMAAAHDRYHAALMRSAWLGRPPAIALEMENVCQEALQAALDAIRPGATCEAPHLACQNVIDRAGFTEHFKKRTGYSIGVAFAPDWGEGAVLSLYHGVTTELQPGMTFHIPPALRIYGEFTVGVSETVVVTERGYRALGTLARPLTLL